The Apus apus isolate bApuApu2 chromosome 4, bApuApu2.pri.cur, whole genome shotgun sequence genome contains the following window.
GAAAATGGCTAGTTGGTCTGTTTAGAGCTGATTCACCAACCCTCCCTTTGTGGATTTTTGAAACCAAGGCTCATTCACTCTCTGGTGAAAACCATAATCTGCAGGATGCAGAGGACAGGCTGCTGCCTATTGAACAGCCAAACTCTACATGACcaaaattctgcagaaaaatattgctTCTGTTGTTATCCTCTTAGTACGGATCAGGATAACTTTAAGAGCATTTTCTAAGAAATCCTATCCTTTTGTAGCCTTCCATCTTAGCAATCTTCAAACCACTGGAAGAACAGAGTTGCCAAGCAAACACCATCCCAGAAGTACAAACGTATTTATCTTCTTGGTGTAACTGAGATTCAGAAAAGTAGGAGTCAGAATTGAGACTCGGAGGTTCATCCGATtctacttttctgttttctcctcagAACATTACCCTCCCAACATATAACAGGCCTCAGCCAACTACTTTGATTCTTCTAACCTGTCTGATTCAGGTTCAGTTGCTCCTATTCTTCACaattctctttatttcttcttttttttccattccataTATTCTGCAGGCCAAGCTGCcatttcctgtcttttcctgGCAAGACCCCTTCATTTTCTCCCCAGTCCATATcaatggaattaaaataaacaaattagaAATGTAACACATTTTGTATCTGACTTCTAGCAATCTGGCCAGCTTGTGATAtattctttttcacttttacaCTGTCTGCTGAGATTGTGAAAACTTTTCAGAGCAAGACTGTCTTTTGTTTGTCAGAGGACTAACCATACTTGCCAGCTGAGTGTGAAAAGTCCACTCTAATTTGCTAAAGGAAATATCTAGGAAAAGTATGTACATTTAGTGTAAAATAGCGAAGGCAAAGTTCAGTATATCAGCGTATACTGATAAACTATCTAAATACATTTGCCAAATAAGGTACTCGTCTATTGTAAGCCATCCAAAAATATCCTCACGGCTAGGATCCCTATAAGTACAAACATTCTGATGAAGCAAAATGATTTAGagttacaatttaaaaaaatggagtaAGCAAAAAGATACATAGGAAACATAGTACTAATCCTATCCCAAAAGATTGTGCTATCCAAGGGGATCTGGAATATTAATTAGTAAGTTGTTGCAAACCTATAAAAATCATCCTAtaattactctgaaaaaaagttgCAATTTCAAAGCTACACTGCAGAATAGCATACTAGATTAATTATGCCAGACTGCAGCAATAACCTTGAATTAAAGCTGCAACCTTCTATTTTTAAGGAACAATTGCCTTTCTGGTTGATGAAACCTGTCGTCCCATCAGGTAACAGACGTGaccaggaaagagaaaagcgATAATGAGTCAATCCAAGCTGTTTGATACATTTCAAATCTTCCTCCCACAGAGTGTAGCTGCCACAAGCTACATCACCAGTCTGGTTCTTGAAAACTCGATCTCTTCCCTGATGGGTGAATGTGTCCCAGACATTAGGGCCCTTTCCATCTGCATTCCAGCCTTctgcttgaaaaacaaaacttggtTGTTATACTTTTGACATCAAAAGACGTATGTTGAATGTAACTATTTATCACAAAGTAAGCACAAACCCCTCAAAATCCTATGAGCAAAGTGAGCAGTATTCCCTCAAACACTCCTTGTATCATTTGAAGTAACTGGGAAATTTCAAACATTAGTATATATTTGTATTAGgttttgtatttattaatatttttacttgatgataattattttaaaatcccattttatAAAGCATCCAGAGTTCTGACACTCTTTATACTTTCTTAGCCAAAAATCAGATCTTTGCAACTCTTGAGATACTACAAGTTTTTGCAAAGGGATTTTCTAATGCAACTTCCATCCATGAATGTAAAAGATCAGTCCATATCAAAGAAAGCCTTTAGGGTATGAGAAATACATTCAACAAATAGACAGTTATGGCTTTCTGGATGTCCTTTGAAAATCCTGACAGtttgttaaaaagaaaggaatgcCATTATGAGCCAAGGCCTTAGGCACACACAAGCTGAATTAATAACACAGCTTCacaaaacttctgttttttcttagccaaatgttcacagaaaataattctgaatgCTCAAAGTCTCAGCactattttcttaattttcatatttttgggAAATTTTTTGCAAACCAAAATTAAGATAGATTacctttaaaatattcaaaattacCTGTTGTTTGAGGTTAGACAGTATTGACATTACATAGTATTTAAACCAAATAAATGCCCCTTTCTTCATGTCAAGCTTCTTCGTCTTTCCAGAGCAACGCTGTAACTGAggtaaacatttaatttttattgtggAGAGCTTTGTAAACTTACACTGCTGCAAAGTGTGATTTTATCATAATATTGCAAATAACCCCAAAATGGCCAGCATCATTTAAAAGCAAGATGTTTCACAGTCTTAGTGAACCCACTGTTTCAGGGttactctttaaaaattaaatgacaTTGTGCGTTAAAATCATGTATAAATTAAATATCAGTTGAGTTGTAAGATTAATAACTATATAATAGCTACATATCAATCCTCAATAAAAGTGTTTTAATAATCAATTAGTATCATAGAAATTAGAGATGGAGGAGAACTATTAGGAGGTCATTGAGTCCATCCCCTGCCAATGCAAGATTGCTCCCTTAAGTATATTCAGTACTTAATACACATCTGTCTTATTAAATCTAAGTTTAATGCAAGGTTAAGCATATTGAAGACACTTAATTTAAAGCATTACTAAAAATTGTAATATCACTTCTATAACCTAGCTTTTCAAAGATCGTTGTCACATCTCATGTTCTTTACAGAATTTTATTGCAGCACACGGACACCAATAGCTCCACATTTGGTTGGTCAGTAAATTAAACTCTTATATGGTACAACCTTCAAAGTAGGTCAAATTTTAGATTCAGACATTTGGAGTTTCTCTTAATCTCAGATTTTATCCCAGCCTTTGTTGTCTGTCTGTATACTCTTCAGAAAAATTTGGTACTATAAGTTTTCTATATCCTGCTTCTGATTTCAAGTATGCCTGCTGaaataaatagtaattttaGAGGAGTGCAGGAAATAACaaataacagtaattttttgGTGGTACCTGGAATTTAGGAGCCTTTTAAGAGCAGTCTTTCTGCACCATATTGATATGACACAGCTCCTACGACGGCAGCAAAGGGAAGTCAAAAGCTGCCATAGCGGGCAGCTAACACACCTTCATTTAAGAGTCAGCAGCTAGAGCAGATGCCGAACAATTTCTTTTGTTGTCTGCCTTTGCCTTCCTCCAGCAAAGGCagtggaggggaggggaagaagcaTTTGATTTTCAGCAGTATATAACAGTACTACTCCAGTGGTCATTAGCCGCTAAACAGTCCTGACTGGGGCTGTGGCAAACAAACCCTCTTTCAAGTATCCTCATGCTGTTTGAAGAGCCTCTCTGTACTCTGTAGAGTATCCAAGCTAGATAGATAGAGCGTAGAAGCAATCTAGCCTAGGCAACAGAAAGCTCCATGCACACTGATGTGTCCTGCTGATCCACAATTAGTCTGCACAgatctctgctctgcttcaaTAAACCAAGCTTGCACGTCCAAGATTGCTCAGAAACTTTCACACTACACAGCAGTTCACAGTCTAGAGACACCCTGATTTTTGGTGAGCTTCAGGGCCAGGAAGAACATTGATGAGGACCTGATTGtacatttcaaatacatagGTAAGTCTTAGCTACCAAACCTTTACATGATGTCATCAAATCATTAAGAGAAATTAACATGAAATGTGATGCACGTTCCCCATTCTCTGCAGTTATTGCAATGTCATCAGACAGAATGTTTTTACTTTCAGGTGAATCAGGAATATTATGGAtcaaagtatttcagttttcatgtaCTTTTGCAAGTTATCTTTTCTTCTAATTAAGTTGTGCTTCCACCTTTCAGGGTGAAATTTTCTTGGCCTGGTCTCTGCCCAAAAAGTGAAATTTTGTTTGAATTAATGCACTTCAACTATTTGGCATAtgaaagaagtgaagaaaaccTCTGTTAATATTACAAGAATTTTTTTGCAACTTTTccctctcttaaaaaaaataaaaattattaaaaaatcaagCAGAGACTTGGAATTTAGCATAGAAATGGCCCTCAGTAAGAAGAAGTGCTTTTGAGTGTTCTGGTGCAAATTGATTTTGATTTGACTGAGTCATGAACCTTTGAAATCTGCACTTTGAGCCTGCCGAGTACAATTGGTATGATTTTTTAGCACTTTGAAATATACAGAGTAGAGAAGGTTGTGCTGTGCATAAATACATAGCTGacagtaaaaaataatgtagcCTGTCAGCCCTTGCCTCATCCAGTGTGTATCTTGTGATATGTGCAGCAACCAGGTTTGGATTCTATCAGAACTATTGCTTCAATCATGATGCCTGGAAGTTGGAAGCTGCACAGCTTCCAAGGCTTTCAGGAAGAGGAATTCCCTGTTGAGTTTCTTATTTCTGTGGGAAAAGGGTCATTTGAGTAGTGTCTAGACCACattatagatttttatttttttattttacatttctccCACTCAGGAGCCTTAGGAAAGCtcattaaaaacacattaagaGAGCATTGAACTTGCACATCTAGCCACTAAAAAGGCAGGAAATTATAATGCCATTCTATATGCACACGcagttaacattttaaaaattagtagaGCTACATGAATGCAGGACTCGAGTTAGAATCTGGCCCAGAATATTGATTGCTCGGGAACAGCAGGCTGTTCAGTCTATTAGGTGAAGCTAACTGAGCTTGTTAAAAGGTACCAAGTACGGGCAAGCACTCTCGCTTTTAGCAGTAACCAAGAACTAAAGGCTACATCCTCAAAGGCAATTTTAGATCTACAGCTCCCATTTAGGTACTGAAATCAATGTGAGCTAAGTGCCTTTATGCTGCAGGGTATAATATGAGAAAATCAgatctatatattttttaaaaaaatctctataCACACAATTAGGAAGCGATAAAGTTTGGGAAGGTTATAGATGTAGGAGTCCCTGTACCTTGAGGGTTTACATTCCCTAATTTGCTACATATTTTCATATTGTGCTTTATCAGGACCTCCACTCAGTTGGAAACATGCTACATGTTCCTGTGAGAGGCCCTCCATAAGCCCAATTTTTAGCTTCTcagttcagtatttttcatACTCTTTGGAGACAAATTTCTAATGGAGGACCCCCTGTGAGTACCAGTGTCTGATGAAGTAGTACTTGCATCTAGCTAATAGTGATCCACTTACAATAGCtctagagaaaataaatactcaAGAACTAGctggaaaattacttttatctgctttttttctgccccACTCTCAATACTTGTAAAAAGTTGCTCCTCCATTTGAATTACTTTACATTTCCCATTCCAAGCCAGAGGTGTTCAAAGAGAACTACACAGATTTGTATCAGATGTAGCATCTCTGTAACAAGGCAAAGATCAAACATCCTCCTTCCTGGATCCAGACTTTTTGTTCACTTAAAAGTTCTCTGATGCTTTGGCAGCTAAAAATTGACACCTTCGATTTGATATGCTGCTGTAGCTGCACCCCAAGCAAATCCAAGTGGAAAAGCAATATCCTGTGGCACCGGCTCCAGAGGACAGGCAAATACACAGTATTATGTGATGCTATGGAGATGAGGGCTTGATTTGCAGACAAGCGTTTCTGGCTCAATCACTCTTCCACTTGTTGCAAGCAGATTCCAcagtgaagacaaaaataaaccctgTGCAGCATCACACACTGAAAGGCAAGCCATACACTTTGCATATCTCAGGATTAAAGCGGAGAGGTTCAGTCAGCTAACAGTGGAAGTGGAAAAGGCAGCTGTGGAAAAGCCTAGGGTGGTCATGCTAAAAGGGCTCCACCTCATGAAAAACATTAGTACACAGAGCAGGACCCTGTTCCCCTTCATGTCtctccagctcccacctgccAGCCAAAGGACTTTGTGGACCCTCTACTCAACATAAATCCTTTAGTCACCAGGCAAAGAGTAATTTCCACTCCTTTCAGTTAACTTCAAAAACCAGCAGCACGTCTTCTTTTCTAGAAGTGagtttatgttttttctttcccaaaacaaaaacaactggCCTGCAGTAAGGAAGAAAGGATTTAAGGATTTTTTCAGCCATTACAAATTTGCAGTGGAAACCAATGAGTAGAAGAGGAAGATTTGTACAGGAGTACAGCCAGAAGAGCtatctttctccttctttaaaATCCCATGgataatgattattttttctggagCGGCAATGACAACCTTATGGCATGTGTGCCAGAATCAGCATCTGCAGAACATCCCTCAGGTCTCCTTCTCCCTTCTGTCGGTACAGTTCCTGCTCTCCTGTCAGCAGCctgagaagggagcaggaatAGAAAGAGAAGCCAGGGTATAACTAACAAGTGGGATGGGCTGAAAGTAGCTTACTGTCCCTTCCCAGAAGACTATGACACCTGGCACACTAGATGGCGCTacttctacctttttttttttttcttttttttttttctttttttacttactgGAGTTCTTGCCGTATTTATTATAATACTATTTCCACTTTTCTTTTGCCAAGGTCAGCATCTCCGCTTATTGGACTGCTAGGCAAGAATGTATGATCACTActatttttacttcttgtttgcttttcttgcgCCTTTTTGATTTTGAAACCTTTCTGGGTGAGGACCTACTCTCGCAAAGCATTATACACCTGAgtgatattttatttcataatgaaaataaGACAAACCTTAACACACAGAAAAGCCACTAATATGGTTGATGCACATACTTTTGTCGTAAACCCTCACAATGGAAGAGTCAGTttattaggaaagaaaaatcccttGTAGAGATACagagaaacaaatttaattCCAAAATGCCCGTTTCAGAACCAGACAGTGCAAATGCAATGCAAAAGAAATCAGGCTTTCACAGCAGGCATGCTTTTCCTCAAGTGGCTTTCAAAGGAGTATAAAAGCCCCTTGAATACAAAGGAACAAAGGGGCAAATGAGACACAACATACCAGCTTGCTCCCAAAATACATGCTGACACATGATCTAGGCAAACATATATATCCATTATCTGGTTTAGACAGATGACCAAAACTGGATGCTATGAACTAGTTAATGTTTTCTGGTTGAAGCAGCTTCCTCGGGCTTTCATTTGGTAGAAGGCAAACACTGGGCAGTTAACAGTAAAACTCATCAGGAACATCTTAAATCGTGATCAATAGGTATTAATGAACCGGAGtaataatacataatttttacATCATTAACTGTTATGGGTAGGTACATTTGAAAACTTAAGTGACGTTAAAtcttttcccagaaaatcaTACCTTTCAATTTCACAAGAGATATAATAAATATGTAACTCAATAATAGGGGgacagcagcagacaggagcaataaaaacccaataaaaacTTTTATCAAAATGCTTATCAATAAAAACAAGGCTAAAAATTGTCACTGCTTATTCCCTGGCAGGAATCAGCAGAGACAGAGATAGGTTTGCAAAGAAATCAAGTGGGAGGAAAATATTCTATAAGCAGTCTGGGGAAGAGTGAACAAAATTTCCCTCAGAGGTTAAGGCAGATTTGCAGTAATGAGATAGCAGGCTCTGTCAGATAAGTAGGCAGATACTGCAAGATGCAGAGCTTCAAAATTCAGAGAAGTTGCATTTATAGCAGCTAATCTCAAACTCTTCTGGCAACCCAATTTCTAGATTTGTGAACTCACTTCTAGTTGTATTTCCAGACTCATGAACCCACTTCTTATTGCAGTAGCAAGACTTGCAATTATATTTCCATTAGACCCACTGCATATCACAGCTCCCAGGATGCACTAGCATTCTTACTATAATAGTTTTCCACCCATTTAACAAATAACCTGACCCCAACCtgaatttcagtatttcacTGTCTCATAGTTTTGTTCAACACATATAAGTACAAAACTCTAAGACATCTCAGTTCTACccagaagcaattttttttttctagactaCGTTTAGGGTTTTTACATTTGTAGTAAGGCAGACCATACCTAATTAAACGAGCTTAAGCCAGGTATTCCTAGCAGCTCTTGGATATCCAAATATATTTGGATAAAGATATTTTTGCAAGTGAAGAAAGACTAAGAGCAATTGGCTCTAATGCTGAGGATTGGCAACCTACATTTATAAAATACTAGGTGTTATATTAATGCTCAGGATGAAAAGTCTTTGGTGTTGGGGTCTTCAGTCATATGGGATTACTTATTATCAGAGGAATTGTATCTCATAAAAATGGCTGAACCAATGTTTCATATTGACATATTAGAAATATCTTTATTAGTATTTACTACTGAATTTAGAATTTAAACTTTGAAGGAAttgtgaaaattaaaatagctttcCTGAAATTTTACACAGTGTAGGAACAGAAGAAGGATACAGCTGCTTTGAAAGCAAGACTGTATATCTCTGTAACAGCCAAGACAGAAATTCACATGTTCTGTGAGTTGTCTTTGAAATTGCTACTCACAAATTTAGCTTCCCTCCCTGGCAACATAATGGAACAGCTATTGAGAAAACAAATTTGCTAAGACACTTCAAAGTCTGCTAGAcaaacttgattttttaatagtaataCAAAATTAATGAATAGAGGACAGAAAATATACTGTCACGTTTCTGAGTTTtagcaaaatactgttttctttaggATACTTTAGCACTGATCTTAAGGTGTTCCTGAGTTATTAAGACACTTTCCACCTTACACTGTGGTTGCAGTAGAGGACTCCTAACTGTGATCTTCTAAATTGAGCCTTAATTAGAAGCCTCTGCTGGATTGTTGATTAGCCTTTCTTCTTCCATCTTCAATGTGTCAAAATTCTGTTCCCAAACTTAAATCAAATTGGAAATTAACTATCATGTTGACTGAAATGAAGGGTGATGACAAACAATGAAGGGTAACGATAAACAATAACTTCGAAGGGAGGCATTTAGTGCAGTACACAAAGATTAGTATTACTTCTGATCTCATTTAATAGCTTCAATAATGAGCTAGAAGAGGGAGTAAATGGTACATTAATGAAATCTGCAGATCTATTAAACGAGGAGGAACTGAGCACACAGCTGAAAATAGAGAAATAATATAAGGGGTCATGGGAAGATTAGAAACATGGGCAAAATCCTGCAATGAGAGTCAGTttagaacacagaaaaataatattggggaaaaaaataaacagatggtAACAGGTACAAATCTGGAGAGCTGTAATACTGGAAGAGATTTAGATAAAATTAAGACCATCAGGAACACTATGCAAGAGTCTGTAactgagcagcagagaaaagcagtgaaatttGGGCAAAACTATTAAAGAACAAGCAAAGAAGTAACGGCTCATCTTAGAGCATTTCTACAGCTATCAGCTCTCTTCTGCATTTAGTTTGGACACTGGAAAAACAGACTATCAGTCAGATGTTTAGAGATTTTGCAGCTATGGAAATTTTTCCGGGAAGAAAACTTAAAAGTAAGCTACCCATCTAACAAACAAAGCACTGTCCTTCACGAAGTGCAGGACAACAGTGAGCTAAAAGACCATAAAAGAGCATgagactgaagaaataaaatattctccCACTGCTTCTGGTAATTGCACCATgcagtttgaattttttttatattgctgaGGAAACTGCCGACGCAATGCCAGCTGCTATGAGCTTTTCAATACCAGATATATGTGCACAATATCTTGGAGAGCTAAAGCCAGTTGTGTGCAAGTTAATTCCAGCTGAGGAGCTCACACAAATTGATCTTACTGGGAATAATTCTATACAAGCTATAGTGAGAGTCAAACTAGTGTTACACCACTCTCTGTATAAGAGACGGTTTCAGCAGTTCTGTGCAGCACAGTATTAGGATGAATAGTACGTGTGGAAAGTGAAATTCTATATTGGTCATCAGTCTTCAAAAGTCCTTGGTGGCTCCTAGCTGTTGAAGACATTGTCCTTTATTGCAGAGTGCCTTCACAGAGTATTTTTAAGCGGGCTTGGTCACTCAGAAGTTTGTCACTGTCACTACATTGTGACCCAACACTGAGTAGGGCATTGATCCACAGCTTTAAATTTGCACACTTCAGTAGAAAACCTGGCAAAAGGCCCTTCATGTAAAACCATGCTCTATTCATTTCTATCTATGGCATGGCCTGCTGTTCCATGTTGCTGGATTGTTCACCTTTTCAGTGaacaaacttgaaaaataacGAGCTGTCCTGCAAAAATTCAGGATAAAAAAAGAGGAGCGTAAATATATGAAAACCAacataaaaatatcagaagCACAGACATATCCCCTGTTCCCCTGTGAATGCAACTTGCTTGCTGAGTCAATGCCTCTTTACTGCTATTTCTGGGAGAGCTGCCTACGTTTTCCAGAAATTGAGAGTTTAAAGACATTGGTAGAAACTACCTGCTAGCAAACTTGCTTGGTATGATTTTgccaggaaaatatttgctgtaCCTAATCATATTGGCTGCAACTGGTCTGAACGAAACATCTGAATGATTTTAAACTAaacttgttaatatttttaaaacagaaggcaACGAAGTCTCACTTGTGTGAAAGCAGTCTGGTTTCCCTATTTTTATCATGAATCTTTAGGCTATTTCACTGCAcagctgaattttcaaaattttgtaCATATATAATCTTCACTGCACATAGCAAGCTCTGCTTTAAAACCAGAATGCCccattttttttacagtatatAGACTTCAAAATCCCAGGACCTTATCCAAGGGTTTCCCTACTCTGGAGCATCACTTAAGTGTCCATATGAACACAGATGCAGAGGTCAAATTTGgctcttttgaaaatgtaggCCCAGTATCTGGTATTTTTGATGCTTCCAAAACTTCTCCCTTGTTAACAGCTAAATCATATTAACCCTTAGAAACCTTCATATCATTTGGGCTTTATTCCTGGGAAATTATATTATTCTCCCAGTCTAACATTCACAACTTACATATTTcacagcacagatttttttttcttgtttctgacCTCACATGCCATAAACAAGAAGAAGCCAAAGCAGGGCAGGGTTTTCAAAGCTTGTAGCCCCTGCACCATGGACACAGCTGCCCACAACTCCTACTGCCACTGCATTCCCAGGAGGGAATAATAAACCTAGAAAATTCTTAACAccttttactgctgttttttgtattttttttcttttttttttttttcttcctatcaAGTGTTTTATTAGTATTAAACACACATAGAAAACTAGGAAAGGATTCTGCTCAAGCCACTTTTATACTGAGGATATATTGactaaagcaaattatttcaacGTTTACGATAtgtattaatttctgtaaagtctcacattttgttttcagaatcaGCTAGAAATAGTGTGAGTAGTTTTTATAGCAGTGAAACTGTATCTTTCAATTTCTTTCCTTACACAAGTGCTGTTTCTAATGTCACTGACTATGACTAATGACATTGACTATGACTTTAGCAAATATGCTTGAAAAGCCTCTTCCACCAGTCAAGATTAAGAAATCCCATTACATTAGTGCATTTACATAAAGTTCACTTCCCTATATCAGCAATATGGAACTATCTACTATTAAGCAGCAGCACACTATGAGAGACAGTAGCCGATATTACTTTTCAAAAGATTTGTGCTATGCTATTatgcagtaaatattttttccttctgcaaaaatGCTACCAATTGTAGTCTTCATTTTTATCCTGCAAAATATTAGTGAACACTACTGCTTGCACCTGGAAAGGGAGATAAGTAGTACAGCAGTACTTTAATTTGACAAAGTAATCCAAACACCTATTTGCAATCGAGTAAATACTGGTTATTTTTCAAACAACTTGctctttatatatatgtatatatatatttgtcttTCAACAGTATTACAGATGCCTCAGGACTGTTATTCTGGGAATATAACAGAACATGGAACATGTAACTGGCCCTGAAGCTAAACTAATAGaatcaaaagaaacaaagtcaATACAACCGTTTAACATAGCTCACTTCCTTgatttaaacacagaaataaataaataaataaataaataaataagattaaagGAAACTCCAGGCATAATGGTGCAGCACTGACCTTTTTATCATCACAGAGGTTGCCTGCTTTACAAAAATTCACACTGATTAATAGAAGGTATTTCATTCAATTTAAGCTTCTTATATCTTTCCTCAAGTTTTAACTTGGCACAGAGAAAACTGGAGTTTCATAGTGTAGATGAAATAATACACATTTTCCACTTCTAATGAAATACTAAAGAATTTTATAGgcacacaacaaaaaaagagaagttgaTGGGTAAGCAAGTCAATTTTTTGATCCACTTTCTTTGTATCTCTCTCTCAACTGCCTCTCTCAAACTAGGCTGATTGATAGATCTAGTAGTGGTTGTTGTGTTAAAGCTTTTGGTTGTTGAGTGATCGGTAACCAGTAGGAGGCAATAGCTAAACACGTGAGGATGTGAAGGCTAGGTGAACATACCAAGCTCTCAGAAATGTTTCTGGCTTCTTACAGTCCCTGGCAGTCCTGTAGAAAAATAGCAGGTgttaatgcaattaaaaaactaTATCATGATCTCTGACATAGATTGGGACGGAGGACACAAAGTCTACCTTTTAGTTTCTAGTTTTTGAAAAGTGGATTTTGTAAATGAACCTCATTTTAGCAGAATGTATACAGCAGTCtattaaatgtatttagaaactgtctgctggtggtgctgctaCCCACTTCACTTTCCTCTCAATCTGAGCCAAGGCAAGAAGTTGCAGCAATAGAAAGCTGTTACCTTTTATGTAGACTATTACTACAGCTTGTCATTGGTTTCAgttatttgtttctttgccaAAGATTGAGTAACTTTATGTTGAGTTCCAAGTTCTGCAGTGAAGTGTGCTCTACtgatgataaattatttttattctctgcttcTGGCTTGCATTCCTGATCTTAGCGTctggtgttatttttaaaacaacctCTGGCAACAGTAGGAAAATGGCAGGGAAAGATCTGCTGGCCTCTGAACTCTAACATGGAGCCTGCTCAGTCTGCAGAAATGGCACAATCCAGTTAATGCAAAGAAGCTGAGAGAAGCTGAAGTGTTCTCAAAGTGGACTGAATCTCCAGCAGATTACACAACCAAACCCTAAAAAGTTTTCCAATGAGCTTCTGTAAAGTGTATTACTTCCAAGGCTAATACTATGTTCAAATTTTAATGAATCTAAA
Protein-coding sequences here:
- the LOC127384218 gene encoding cytosolic beta-glucosidase-like codes for the protein MPDVSPTYLLLEGKVLEQDGGWLDMPHKPVPQDIAFPLGFAWGAATAAYQIEEGWNADGKGPNVWDTFTHQGRDRVFKNQTGDVACGSYTLWEEDLKCIKQLGLTHYRFSLSWSRLLPDGTTGFINQKVLLESLALPNASEDVARRQNEKHEAVVQELKDVGKGSGDR